One stretch of Paenibacillus sp. AN1007 DNA includes these proteins:
- a CDS encoding beta-glucoside-specific PTS transporter subunit IIABC, whose product MDKQQLSKDILKLVGGEENIDQVTHCMTRLRFNLNDNKKADKETLKNTPGVMGVMENGGQFQVIIGNDVPKVYNALVGNMSKGANAGSSAVSAGEKKKRNPISALFDFISGVFTPILPAITGAGMIKGIIAILVAFNWLSDKSSTYIILSAIGDGAFYFLPIILAISAAKKLGSNMYIGAALAAGIMHPTITALLTEGDSSFAGIKVVAATYSSTVIPIVIAIWIASYVEKAVDRITHSSVKLIVVPTVTLLIMVPLTLIAIGPLGSIIGNGMSGGIAWLFDNASILASILIGGTMSLLIITGMHYALLPIIVGSMTTLGYDFIIPLMLAANWAQAGGAIGVGLRSKNGQTKSMAYSTGLTAFMGITEPAMYGVNMRYKKPFVAALIGGAIGGGFMGIVKVKAYVLTGLVGLPGLAAFISPSISTLIYGILGGLIAIASAAIITYILGFQENNTPQAAAVTEPVKESAPVVTEETKAQDEQVFSPITGEVRPLSEVPDPAFSEEIMGKGYAIQPSEGRVVSPINGTVFSLSKSGHAIGLVSDTGAEMLIHIGIDTVKLKGQFFSPKVQAGAKVSVGDVLMEFDREEIEKAGYTTITPVIITNMHQYASIESAGRTTVKEQELLFTAKA is encoded by the coding sequence ATGGATAAACAACAATTGTCCAAAGATATTCTGAAATTAGTCGGCGGCGAAGAGAATATTGATCAAGTCACCCACTGCATGACAAGACTCAGATTTAACTTGAATGACAACAAAAAAGCGGATAAAGAAACATTAAAGAACACACCTGGGGTTATGGGTGTTATGGAGAATGGTGGACAGTTCCAGGTCATCATCGGTAACGATGTACCGAAGGTCTACAATGCACTGGTGGGTAACATGTCGAAAGGTGCTAATGCCGGATCTTCTGCAGTTTCTGCAGGTGAAAAGAAGAAGAGAAATCCGATAAGTGCCCTGTTCGACTTCATTTCAGGTGTATTTACTCCAATCCTCCCGGCTATTACCGGCGCAGGTATGATCAAAGGGATCATAGCCATCCTTGTTGCGTTCAACTGGCTGTCCGATAAGAGTTCGACTTATATTATTTTATCTGCGATTGGTGATGGTGCTTTCTACTTCCTGCCAATCATCCTTGCCATCAGTGCTGCTAAGAAATTGGGAAGCAATATGTATATTGGAGCAGCGCTTGCGGCCGGGATTATGCACCCAACCATTACAGCTTTGCTGACAGAAGGAGACTCATCGTTCGCGGGGATTAAAGTCGTCGCAGCAACCTATTCTTCAACGGTTATCCCGATTGTTATTGCGATCTGGATTGCTTCTTACGTGGAAAAAGCGGTTGACCGCATTACCCATTCATCAGTAAAACTCATCGTCGTACCAACGGTTACCTTGCTGATCATGGTTCCACTTACATTGATTGCGATTGGACCACTGGGTTCCATTATCGGTAATGGTATGTCTGGCGGTATTGCTTGGTTGTTCGATAATGCGTCCATCCTTGCAAGTATTCTGATTGGTGGAACGATGTCACTGTTAATCATCACAGGTATGCACTATGCCCTGCTGCCGATCATTGTAGGTTCCATGACTACATTAGGTTATGACTTTATTATTCCTTTGATGCTTGCAGCGAACTGGGCTCAAGCGGGTGGAGCGATTGGTGTAGGACTTCGTTCCAAAAATGGACAAACGAAATCTATGGCTTATTCTACAGGTCTGACAGCATTTATGGGGATTACTGAACCAGCGATGTATGGTGTTAATATGAGATACAAAAAACCGTTTGTTGCTGCACTCATCGGTGGGGCAATTGGCGGTGGCTTTATGGGTATTGTGAAGGTTAAAGCATATGTATTGACAGGTCTTGTAGGTTTACCGGGACTTGCAGCATTTATCAGTCCGTCAATCAGTACATTAATATATGGTATTCTTGGTGGTCTCATTGCAATTGCCTCTGCAGCGATAATTACGTACATCTTGGGATTCCAGGAAAATAATACTCCACAAGCTGCAGCTGTAACCGAGCCGGTTAAAGAATCAGCTCCAGTTGTAACGGAAGAAACAAAAGCGCAGGATGAGCAGGTATTCAGCCCGATCACGGGTGAAGTCAGACCGCTGAGCGAAGTTCCGGACCCTGCATTCTCTGAAGAAATTATGGGTAAAGGGTACGCAATTCAACCGTCTGAAGGTCGTGTCGTTTCTCCGATCAACGGTACTGTGTTCTCCCTCTCGAAGAGCGGACATGCCATCGGATTGGTCAGTGACACTGGAGCCGAGATGCTGATTCATATCGGTATTGATACCGTGAAGCTGAAAGGCCAGTTCTTCTCGCCTAAAGTTCAAGCAGGTGCGAAAGTTTCTGTAGGTGATGTCTTGATGGAGTTTGACCGGGAAGAAATTGAAAAAGCCGGCTATACGACGATTACGCCAGTCATTATTACAAACATGCATCAGTATGCATCCATTGAGTCTGCTGGTCGTACAACCGTGAAGGAACAGGAACTGCTGTTCACAGCAAAAGCCTGA
- a CDS encoding PilZ domain-containing protein produces the protein MPINNRKEPFRYTLKEPMNFEIYILSINGMDGPPKPIQAELLDISRSGCQLAFPLSLPVENNDIRIAINLKLFEDLLYIEGTLRWGLEKNMSWYYGVQLDVEKEDQDRLSREMRMLAGQGKIVVK, from the coding sequence ATGCCAATTAATAACAGGAAAGAACCTTTTCGTTATACGCTGAAGGAACCTATGAATTTTGAAATTTACATTCTAAGCATTAATGGCATGGACGGTCCTCCCAAGCCTATTCAGGCCGAGCTGCTTGATATCAGCCGTTCCGGCTGTCAGCTGGCTTTTCCGCTCTCCCTTCCTGTCGAAAATAACGATATACGTATTGCGATCAACCTGAAGCTGTTTGAAGATTTATTATATATCGAGGGCACACTCCGCTGGGGGCTGGAGAAAAATATGTCATGGTACTACGGCGTGCAGCTTGATGTTGAAAAAGAAGATCAGGACCGCCTTTCCCGGGAGATGCGTATGCTCGCAGGACAAGGCAAAATTGTTGTCAAATAA
- a CDS encoding DUF6386 family protein — protein MSMQGTFQMDTDTATMCCYDLASLEHRLEDTSDWWSIPEDELGESNAGHCLFFNLGEDGTYEVQWSVHEAGWQAEAEIAEGNTYYLQVPSGRVYIGAADDVSGGELEPDELSQGIFIQLVPGNYACTVRRKANRISVIIQPGNQGKNALHDLIRI, from the coding sequence ATGAGTATGCAGGGAACATTTCAGATGGATACAGATACAGCCACAATGTGCTGCTATGATTTGGCGTCATTAGAGCATCGTCTTGAGGATACATCGGACTGGTGGTCCATCCCGGAGGATGAATTAGGGGAGAGCAACGCGGGCCATTGTTTGTTTTTCAACCTCGGTGAGGACGGTACATACGAAGTGCAGTGGAGTGTGCATGAAGCTGGTTGGCAAGCTGAGGCTGAAATAGCAGAGGGAAACACGTATTATCTGCAAGTTCCTTCTGGCAGGGTTTATATAGGTGCTGCAGATGATGTCAGCGGCGGAGAATTGGAGCCGGATGAGCTGTCTCAGGGGATCTTTATACAACTGGTACCCGGAAATTATGCCTGCACCGTACGCAGAAAAGCAAACCGGATATCCGTTATCATTCAACCTGGTAATCAAGGGAAGAACGCGCTGCACGATCTGATTCGAATATAG